One stretch of Podospora pseudoanserina strain CBS 124.78 chromosome 4, whole genome shotgun sequence DNA includes these proteins:
- a CDS encoding hypothetical protein (EggNog:ENOG503PQMH) codes for MNRFGTRNLLRPVLQQTQGRLTQRCYSNLPPQGPHVGEKGTAKVYNKDGTNPNKNFVYLGAGVLGLGAVYFMFGGKKKSGNSAAAAADRAA; via the exons ATGAACCGCTTCGGAACGCGCAACCTCCTTCGTCCCGTCCTGCAGCAGACCCAGGGAAGGCTCACACAAAGATGCTACTCCAATCTGCCGCCTCAGGGACCCCATGTGGGTGAAAAAGGAACAGCAAAGGTGTACAACAAGGATGGAACGAACCCCAACAAGAACTTCGT TTATCTGGGAGCAGGCGTGCTAGGTCTCGGGGCCGTATATTTCATGTTTGgaggcaagaagaagagcgggaATTCGGCTGCGGCCGCGGCTGACCGAGCTGCTTGA